The Amycolatopsis sp. DG1A-15b genome window below encodes:
- a CDS encoding ABC transporter permease, which translates to MTGTCALLRLVLRRDRWLLPVWILGLTLAPAGYLSSIKAAYPDAAARQRFYDLNASSATFVVRNGPLYGSSVGNLLAWQCGFVPVVVGLIALLTVVRHTRTEEEAGRRELTGATVVGRHAGLVAAVLAACGACLVFGLLAAFAVAAQGEPLAGALALGAGFALAGWVFAGAGAVAAQLTWGAGGARGIGIGALVLAFLLRAAGDSSGSAGWLAWLSPVGWAHRLRPFAGEQWWVLAVGVLATGVLVVSAVALSARRDLGAALLPARLGRETAKASLRSPLALAWRLQRGTLLVWTVCLGLVGLLMGGVAQNVAEMMRDNRAVADVFSHMGGGGAVMDAYLAGTMTLFGLAVAGYAVQATLKLRAEEAAGRAEPVLATAVGRVGWALAHLTFAFAGSAFVLAATGWATGVAYGSGLGLVPGALAQLPAVWVLAGLAALLIGFLPRFAAAAWGLLAGFLLLSLVGSALQWNDVVLGISPFQQIPRLPGGTFSLTPVLWLVVIASVAGVGGLLALRRRDIPVG; encoded by the coding sequence ATGACGGGAACCTGTGCGCTGTTGCGGCTGGTGCTGCGCCGCGACCGGTGGCTGCTGCCGGTCTGGATCCTCGGTCTCACGCTCGCGCCCGCCGGCTACCTGTCCTCGATCAAGGCGGCGTACCCGGATGCCGCGGCACGGCAGCGCTTCTACGACCTCAACGCGTCGAGCGCGACGTTCGTCGTGCGCAACGGCCCGCTGTATGGCTCTTCCGTGGGGAACCTGCTGGCTTGGCAGTGCGGGTTCGTCCCGGTCGTCGTGGGGCTGATCGCGTTGCTCACCGTGGTGCGGCACACCCGGACCGAGGAGGAGGCCGGACGCCGCGAGCTCACCGGCGCCACCGTCGTCGGCCGGCACGCGGGGCTGGTCGCCGCGGTGCTCGCCGCGTGCGGTGCGTGCCTGGTGTTCGGTCTGCTGGCCGCGTTCGCCGTCGCCGCGCAGGGTGAGCCGCTCGCCGGTGCGTTGGCGCTCGGTGCGGGATTCGCCTTGGCGGGCTGGGTTTTCGCCGGGGCCGGGGCGGTCGCCGCCCAGCTCACCTGGGGCGCGGGCGGGGCGCGGGGCATCGGCATCGGGGCTCTGGTGCTGGCGTTCCTGCTGCGCGCGGCCGGGGACAGCAGCGGTTCGGCGGGCTGGCTCGCGTGGCTGTCGCCGGTCGGCTGGGCGCACCGGCTGCGCCCGTTCGCGGGGGAACAGTGGTGGGTGCTCGCGGTGGGCGTCCTCGCGACCGGCGTGCTGGTGGTGTCGGCCGTCGCGTTGTCGGCGCGCCGGGACCTCGGCGCGGCTCTGTTACCGGCGCGGCTGGGCCGGGAGACGGCGAAGGCGTCGTTGCGTTCGCCGCTGGCGCTGGCGTGGCGGCTGCAGCGGGGGACGCTGCTGGTCTGGACCGTGTGCCTGGGCCTCGTCGGGCTGCTGATGGGCGGGGTGGCGCAGAACGTCGCGGAGATGATGCGGGACAACCGGGCGGTCGCGGACGTGTTCTCCCACATGGGTGGCGGCGGTGCGGTGATGGACGCGTACCTGGCCGGGACGATGACGTTGTTCGGTCTCGCGGTGGCGGGTTACGCGGTGCAGGCGACGCTGAAGCTGCGCGCGGAAGAAGCGGCGGGCCGGGCGGAACCGGTCCTGGCGACGGCGGTCGGCCGGGTCGGCTGGGCGCTGGCCCACCTGACGTTCGCGTTCGCCGGCTCGGCGTTCGTGCTGGCGGCGACGGGCTGGGCGACCGGCGTGGCGTACGGGAGTGGCCTCGGGCTGGTCCCGGGGGCGCTGGCCCAGCTGCCGGCGGTGTGGGTGCTCGCCGGCTTGGCGGCGTTGCTGATCGGGTTCCTCCCGCGGTTCGCCGCGGCGGCGTGGGGGCTGCTGGCGGGGTTCCTGTTGCTGTCGCTGGTCGGGTCGGCGTTGCAGTGGAACGACGTGGTGCTGGGGATTTCGCCGTTCCAGCAGATACCGCGGCTGCCGGGCGGGACGTTCTCGCTGACGCCGGTGCTCTGGCTGGTGGTGATCGCTTCGGTCGCCGGAGTGGGCGGCCTGCTCGCCTTGCGACGGCGGGACATCCCGGTGGGCTGA
- a CDS encoding ABC transporter ATP-binding protein, with protein sequence MAAAITAAGLTKAFGRTKALDGLDLTVHTGEVHGFLGPNGAGKTTTIRVLLGLMRADGGRATLLGGDPWTDATELHRRLAYVPGDVTLWPNLTGGEVIDLLGRLRGGLDTARRAELIERFDLDPRKKGRTYSKGNRQKVALVAALASDVELLVLDEPTSGLDPLMEEVFREVVEEERERGDRTVLLSSHILSEVEALCDRVTIIRAGRTVESGTLDELRHLGRITIDASLAHVPADLASLPGVHDLNSYGSHVHLSVDQTSLAEVMRHLAEGGLRSLVSRPPTLEELFLRHYRQGEPVGAAR encoded by the coding sequence ATGGCCGCAGCGATCACCGCCGCCGGCCTCACCAAGGCGTTCGGCCGGACGAAAGCCCTCGACGGGCTCGACCTGACCGTCCACACCGGCGAGGTGCACGGCTTCCTCGGGCCCAACGGCGCCGGCAAGACCACCACCATCCGCGTCCTGCTGGGGCTGATGCGCGCCGACGGCGGCCGCGCCACCCTGCTCGGCGGCGACCCCTGGACCGACGCCACCGAGCTGCACCGGCGGCTCGCGTACGTGCCGGGCGACGTCACCCTCTGGCCGAACCTCACCGGCGGCGAGGTCATCGACCTGCTCGGCCGCCTGCGCGGCGGCCTCGACACCGCCCGCCGCGCGGAGCTGATCGAGCGCTTCGACCTCGACCCGCGCAAGAAGGGCCGGACGTACTCGAAGGGCAACCGGCAGAAGGTCGCGCTCGTCGCCGCGCTGGCGTCCGATGTGGAGCTGCTGGTCCTCGACGAGCCGACGTCCGGGCTCGACCCGCTGATGGAGGAGGTGTTCCGGGAGGTCGTCGAGGAGGAGCGCGAACGCGGCGACCGGACGGTGCTGCTGTCCTCGCACATCCTGTCGGAGGTGGAGGCGCTGTGCGACCGCGTCACGATCATCCGGGCCGGCCGCACGGTGGAGTCGGGCACCCTGGACGAACTGCGGCACCTCGGGCGGATCACCATCGACGCCTCGCTCGCGCACGTGCCCGCGGACCTGGCGTCGCTGCCGGGCGTCCACGACCTGAATTCGTACGGCTCGCACGTCCACCTGTCCGTCGACCAGACCTCGCTGGCCGAGGTGATGCGGCACCTCGCCGAGGGCGGGCTGCGGAGCCTGGTGAGCCGGCCGCCGACGCTCGAGGAGCTGTTCCTGCGGCACTACCGGCAGGGCGAGCCGGTCGGAGCGGCACGATGA
- a CDS encoding helix-turn-helix domain-containing protein, with the protein MSSEDLTARARIRDAAIRLFTERGMEKTSILDIAEEAGVSGGLIRHHFGSKDGLREACDTYVFDELVKFKEEVLAKGAANPGFLPTFDARQLLYRRYLGRAMVDGSGAAEVQFTGIVDETERYFLEQGMDMPDPRGVAAALAAMTGGLMILQDHVARALGEEPGTNEAMLRMSAAAGHLFLNPLATTEVLEKAREALAAYQRKE; encoded by the coding sequence ATGAGCAGCGAAGACCTCACCGCCCGGGCCCGGATCCGCGACGCCGCCATCCGGCTGTTCACCGAACGCGGCATGGAGAAGACGTCGATCCTCGACATCGCCGAGGAAGCCGGGGTCTCCGGCGGCCTGATCCGCCACCACTTCGGCTCCAAGGACGGCCTGCGCGAGGCCTGCGACACGTACGTCTTCGACGAACTGGTGAAGTTCAAGGAGGAGGTCCTGGCGAAGGGCGCCGCGAACCCGGGATTCCTCCCCACGTTCGACGCCCGGCAGCTGCTCTACCGCCGGTACCTGGGCCGCGCCATGGTCGACGGCTCCGGGGCCGCCGAGGTGCAGTTCACCGGGATCGTCGACGAAACCGAGCGCTACTTCCTCGAGCAGGGCATGGACATGCCGGACCCGCGGGGCGTCGCCGCCGCGCTCGCCGCGATGACCGGCGGGCTGATGATCCTGCAGGACCACGTCGCCCGCGCGCTCGGCGAGGAGCCGGGCACGAACGAGGCGATGCTGCGGATGTCGGCGGCCGCCGGGCACCTGTTCCTCAACCCGCTCGCCACCACCGAAGTCCTCGAAAAGGCCCGCGAAGCGCTGGCCGCCTACCAACGGAAGGAATGA
- a CDS encoding S8 family serine peptidase has product MEQHRSRWRRRAGITILATALGASVLGVAVPVASAQQAPPTNGAADGKTLDEHDRALVAEAEKAGKPDVTLLIAAEKGQTGTAVNELKALGGVVQSTDTKLDYVKVSIPTAKAEKAAKLKSVNAVDVDGLIVRDDPKPDGASNPLPQPAPGKNTPRVNPYLPTGDTYAAQFGQVLPSWDGKDTTVAVLDSGVDLDSPALATTSHGERKIVDWYNANATNSGDGTWVKQSTQTYTGTFTANGKTWTAPATGGPYTFGVFGETAGDLGAADSETGGDINRDGDRADSWGVLLDPVTKEVRVDLNGNGDFTDEKPMTDYNKKYDVGFFGTDNPATDIAERMAFVVQTDKPGYVGIGIAGAEHGSHVAGIAAGNDLFGGKMDGAAPGAKVLAVKVCLTSAGCTSSGLVDGVVYAASHGADVINISIGGLPALNDGNNARAELYNRTIAEYNVQIFISAGNSGAGANTVGDPSVATDAISVGSYITKETWLSNYGSVTKNPESMHPFSSRGPREDGGFKPDIIAPGAAIATVPRWEAPSPVAGTYTLPAGYAMLQGTSMAAPQATGAAALLVSAYKATHNGQRPPVAQLRAAIKSTARFVPGIGAYAQGAGLFNVPAAFVALSLNPKPDAVSTSVEVHTVQSGLLATPNTGVGIHDREGVTTGKAYTRTYTITRTTGSAHPVPYFVRWVGNDGTFSSGSTVVLPLNTPVSFKVNVNPKSAGVHSALLYLDNPLTIGIDVQTLNTVFAPQEFAAGKGFQVDNSGKAARNQATSYFVRVPQGASALKVDLDAGAGAPGKGQVRFLRYDPTGVPAEASTATTACYLPDAGAGCAGGTPTSRTIANPLPGVWEIVVEARRTSDVDEAPYKLSASVLGTAISPNPDTIAAATLNTPIPRSYTVQNTLGAFTGKLTGATLGSAKTQRPSITEGTQQQYQIAVTPGSTSLTATIGNPAVVGTDLDLVLYNCTTGTCVQAGVSADGDSEESVTVPNPAPGAWVALVDGYAVPGGTTAYDYLDVFTNPAFGSVAVTDANALRASGSSWTVPATVTATAVPAPGRTLRGQLTVQTDTGVTVGSSLVQINAVS; this is encoded by the coding sequence GTGGAACAGCACAGATCGCGCTGGAGACGGCGGGCCGGGATCACCATCCTCGCCACCGCTCTCGGCGCCTCCGTCCTCGGCGTCGCGGTCCCGGTGGCCTCCGCCCAGCAGGCCCCGCCGACCAACGGCGCGGCCGACGGCAAGACCCTCGACGAGCACGACCGCGCGCTCGTCGCCGAAGCCGAGAAGGCCGGGAAGCCCGACGTCACGCTGCTGATCGCCGCGGAAAAGGGCCAGACCGGCACCGCCGTGAACGAGCTCAAGGCCCTCGGCGGGGTCGTCCAGTCCACCGACACGAAGCTCGACTACGTCAAGGTCAGCATCCCGACCGCCAAGGCCGAAAAAGCCGCGAAGCTCAAGTCGGTCAACGCCGTCGACGTCGACGGGCTCATCGTGCGCGACGACCCGAAGCCCGACGGCGCGAGCAACCCGCTGCCGCAGCCGGCCCCGGGCAAGAACACCCCGCGCGTCAACCCGTACCTGCCGACCGGCGACACCTACGCGGCGCAGTTCGGCCAGGTCCTGCCCAGCTGGGACGGCAAGGACACCACGGTCGCGGTGCTCGACTCCGGCGTCGACCTCGACTCCCCCGCGCTGGCCACCACCAGCCACGGCGAACGCAAGATCGTCGACTGGTACAACGCCAACGCCACCAACTCCGGCGACGGCACCTGGGTCAAGCAGTCGACCCAGACCTACACCGGCACCTTCACCGCCAACGGCAAGACCTGGACGGCTCCGGCCACCGGTGGCCCGTACACGTTCGGCGTGTTCGGCGAGACCGCGGGCGACCTGGGTGCCGCGGACAGCGAGACCGGCGGTGACATCAACCGCGACGGCGACCGCGCCGACTCCTGGGGCGTGCTGCTCGACCCGGTGACCAAGGAGGTCCGGGTCGACCTCAACGGCAACGGCGACTTCACCGACGAGAAGCCGATGACCGACTACAACAAGAAGTACGACGTCGGCTTCTTCGGCACCGACAACCCGGCGACCGACATCGCCGAGCGAATGGCCTTCGTGGTCCAGACCGACAAGCCGGGCTACGTCGGCATCGGCATCGCCGGTGCGGAGCACGGCTCGCACGTGGCCGGCATCGCCGCCGGCAACGACCTCTTCGGCGGCAAGATGGACGGCGCGGCCCCGGGCGCGAAGGTGCTGGCCGTCAAGGTCTGCCTCACCAGTGCCGGCTGCACCTCGTCCGGCCTGGTCGACGGTGTCGTCTACGCGGCCAGCCACGGCGCCGACGTCATCAACATCTCGATCGGCGGCCTGCCGGCCCTCAACGACGGCAACAACGCCCGCGCGGAGCTCTACAACCGCACGATCGCCGAGTACAACGTCCAGATCTTCATCTCGGCGGGCAACAGCGGCGCCGGGGCGAACACCGTCGGCGACCCGTCGGTGGCCACGGACGCGATCTCGGTCGGCTCGTACATCACCAAGGAGACCTGGCTGTCGAACTACGGCTCGGTCACCAAGAACCCCGAGTCGATGCACCCGTTCTCCTCGCGCGGCCCGCGTGAGGACGGCGGCTTCAAGCCGGACATCATCGCGCCCGGTGCGGCCATCGCCACCGTCCCGCGCTGGGAAGCCCCGAGCCCGGTGGCCGGCACGTACACCCTGCCGGCCGGCTACGCGATGCTGCAGGGCACGTCGATGGCGGCGCCGCAGGCGACCGGCGCGGCGGCCCTGCTGGTGAGCGCGTACAAGGCGACGCACAACGGCCAGCGGCCGCCGGTGGCGCAGCTGCGCGCGGCGATCAAGTCGACCGCGCGGTTCGTGCCGGGCATCGGCGCGTACGCCCAGGGCGCGGGCCTGTTCAACGTCCCCGCCGCGTTCGTCGCGCTTTCGCTCAACCCGAAGCCGGACGCCGTTTCGACGTCGGTCGAGGTGCACACCGTCCAGTCCGGGCTGCTGGCCACGCCGAACACGGGCGTGGGCATCCACGACCGCGAGGGCGTGACCACGGGCAAGGCGTACACCCGCACCTACACGATCACCCGCACCACGGGCTCGGCGCACCCGGTGCCGTACTTCGTGCGGTGGGTCGGCAACGACGGCACGTTCTCCTCCGGATCGACGGTGGTGCTGCCGCTGAACACGCCGGTTTCGTTCAAGGTGAACGTGAACCCGAAGAGCGCCGGGGTCCACTCGGCCCTGCTCTACCTGGACAACCCGCTGACCATCGGCATCGACGTGCAGACCTTGAACACGGTCTTCGCGCCGCAGGAGTTCGCCGCCGGCAAGGGTTTCCAGGTCGACAACTCGGGCAAGGCCGCCCGCAACCAGGCGACCAGCTACTTCGTGCGGGTGCCGCAGGGCGCCAGCGCGCTGAAGGTGGACCTGGACGCCGGCGCCGGCGCTCCGGGCAAGGGCCAGGTGCGGTTCCTGCGGTACGACCCGACCGGTGTCCCGGCCGAGGCCAGTACCGCGACGACCGCGTGCTACCTGCCCGACGCGGGTGCGGGCTGCGCCGGCGGCACGCCGACCAGCCGGACCATCGCCAACCCGCTGCCGGGCGTGTGGGAGATCGTCGTCGAAGCGCGCCGGACGTCCGATGTGGACGAAGCGCCGTACAAGCTGTCGGCTTCGGTGCTGGGCACGGCGATTTCGCCGAACCCCGACACCATCGCCGCCGCCACGCTGAACACGCCGATCCCGCGGTCCTACACCGTGCAGAACACCCTCGGCGCGTTCACCGGCAAGCTGACCGGCGCCACGCTGGGCAGCGCGAAGACGCAGCGGCCGTCGATCACCGAAGGCACGCAGCAGCAGTACCAGATCGCGGTGACGCCGGGTTCGACGTCGCTGACCGCTACCATCGGCAACCCCGCCGTCGTGGGCACGGACCTCGACCTGGTGCTGTACAACTGCACGACCGGCACCTGCGTGCAGGCGGGCGTCAGCGCGGACGGTGACTCCGAGGAGTCGGTGACCGTGCCCAACCCGGCGCCCGGTGCGTGGGTCGCGCTCGTCGACGGGTACGCGGTCCCGGGCGGCACCACCGCCTACGACTATCTCGACGTGTTCACCAACCCGGCGTTCGGTTCGGTCGCGGTGACCGACGCCAACGCCCTGCGCGCGTCGGGCAGTTCGTGGACCGTGCCGGCGACGGTGACGGCCACCGCCGTCCCGGCCCCGGGCCGGACCCTGCGCGGTCAGCTGACCGTGCAGACCGACACCGGTGTCACGGTCGGCTCCTCGCTGGTGCAGATCAACGCGGTGAGCTAG
- a CDS encoding ROK family transcriptional regulator, which produces MTQAVRHEEMRARNLEVVLGAVSRGGPLTRAALAEVTGLTKSTVSKLVGDLVEAGLLAETGPARAGERGRPGVDVVLSGARMASLGLEINVDYLAVRVLDLTGEVRFAARRERDNRGSRPKKVLAELQDLATDALAEAHRLGLEAAGAVLAVSGPVGDGVLFSAPNLGWQDVRPAELLRLPVPVELDNEANLAALGELWYGDGERDFLYVSGEIGIGAGLVVDGVLYSGATGLAGELGHVVVAPEGAPCRCGGSGCLETYAGQEALLTAGKAASVPALLAALEHGDDTALAACAAAGRALGIALTSAVNLLDLDRIVLGGVFTQLYPWLSGPVSEVLTTRLGGLRGTPPVLTASRLGGDAATLGAAGRVIHRVLADPAPFLIRAQEA; this is translated from the coding sequence ATGACGCAGGCCGTGCGGCACGAGGAGATGCGCGCCCGCAACCTCGAGGTCGTGCTGGGCGCGGTCAGCCGTGGCGGCCCGCTCACCCGGGCCGCGCTCGCCGAGGTCACCGGCCTGACCAAGTCGACCGTGAGCAAGCTCGTCGGCGACCTGGTGGAGGCGGGCCTGCTCGCCGAGACCGGCCCCGCGCGGGCGGGCGAACGCGGCCGGCCGGGGGTGGACGTCGTGCTCAGCGGGGCGCGGATGGCGTCGCTGGGGCTGGAAATCAACGTCGACTACCTCGCGGTGCGCGTGCTCGACCTCACCGGCGAGGTCCGGTTCGCCGCCCGCCGCGAACGCGACAACCGCGGCTCGCGGCCGAAGAAGGTCCTGGCGGAGCTGCAGGACCTGGCCACCGACGCGCTCGCCGAGGCCCACCGGCTGGGGCTGGAGGCGGCGGGCGCGGTGCTGGCGGTGTCCGGCCCGGTCGGCGACGGCGTGCTGTTCAGCGCCCCCAACCTCGGCTGGCAGGACGTCCGCCCGGCCGAGCTGCTGCGGCTGCCGGTCCCGGTCGAGCTGGACAACGAAGCGAACCTCGCCGCGCTCGGCGAGCTCTGGTACGGCGACGGCGAGCGCGACTTCCTCTACGTGTCCGGCGAAATCGGCATCGGCGCCGGCCTGGTCGTGGACGGCGTGCTGTACTCCGGTGCCACGGGCCTGGCCGGCGAGCTGGGGCACGTGGTCGTGGCCCCGGAGGGGGCGCCGTGCCGCTGCGGCGGCAGCGGCTGCCTGGAGACCTACGCCGGGCAGGAAGCGTTGCTGACAGCGGGAAAAGCCGCTTCGGTACCGGCGTTGCTGGCGGCCCTCGAGCACGGCGACGACACGGCGCTGGCGGCGTGCGCGGCGGCCGGTCGCGCCCTCGGGATCGCCCTGACGTCGGCGGTGAACCTCCTGGACCTCGACCGCATCGTGCTCGGCGGGGTGTTCACGCAGCTGTACCCGTGGTTGTCCGGCCCGGTGTCGGAGGTGCTGACCACCCGCCTCGGCGGCCTGCGCGGCACACCCCCGGTCCTGACCGCCTCCCGGCTCGGCGGCGACGCGGCGACCCTCGGCGCGGCCGGCCGGGTCATCCACCGCGTCCTGGCCGATCCGGCGCCGTTCCTCATCCGGGCCCAAGAGGCCTGA
- the xylA gene encoding xylose isomerase, whose protein sequence is MSDFAPQPADKFTFGLWTVGWPANDPFGVATRAALDPVESVHRLAELGAYGVTFHDDDLLATEPDRDKAIERFRKALAETGLKVPMATTNLFTHPVFKDGGLTSNDRDVRRYALRKVRRNLDLAAELGAETYVVWGGREGAESDAAKDVRAALDRYKEGLDLLADYVVEKGYSLRFALEPKPNEPRGDILLPTIGHALGFISQLSRPEMFGLNPEVGHEQMAGLNFVHGISQALWQGKLFHIDLNGQHGPKYDQDLIFGHGDLKSAFFLVDLLENGGYEGPRHFDYKPLRTEDASDVWVSAAANMRTYLILKEKSAAFRADPEVVEALAASRVPDLSTPTLAPGETFDDVLNDEFDLEAAAARGYHFTRLNQLALEHLLGVR, encoded by the coding sequence ATGAGCGACTTCGCTCCCCAGCCGGCCGACAAGTTCACCTTCGGCCTCTGGACCGTGGGCTGGCCGGCGAACGACCCGTTCGGGGTGGCGACGCGGGCGGCGCTGGACCCGGTCGAGAGCGTGCACCGGCTCGCGGAGCTGGGCGCCTACGGCGTGACCTTCCACGACGACGACCTGCTGGCCACCGAGCCGGACCGCGACAAGGCGATCGAGCGCTTCCGCAAGGCACTCGCCGAGACCGGCCTCAAGGTGCCGATGGCGACGACGAACCTGTTCACCCACCCGGTGTTCAAGGACGGCGGCCTGACCAGCAACGACCGTGACGTCCGGCGGTACGCGCTGCGGAAGGTGCGCCGCAACCTCGACCTCGCGGCCGAGCTCGGCGCCGAGACCTACGTCGTCTGGGGCGGCCGCGAAGGCGCCGAGTCCGACGCCGCGAAGGACGTCCGCGCGGCGCTGGACCGCTACAAGGAGGGCCTGGACCTGCTCGCCGACTACGTCGTCGAGAAGGGCTACTCACTGCGGTTCGCGCTGGAGCCGAAGCCGAACGAGCCGCGCGGCGACATCCTGCTGCCGACGATCGGGCACGCGCTGGGCTTCATCTCGCAGCTCTCGCGGCCGGAGATGTTCGGGCTGAACCCGGAGGTCGGGCACGAGCAGATGGCCGGGCTGAACTTCGTGCACGGCATCTCGCAGGCGCTGTGGCAGGGCAAGCTGTTCCACATCGACCTCAACGGCCAGCACGGCCCGAAGTACGACCAGGACCTGATCTTCGGCCACGGCGACCTGAAGAGCGCGTTCTTCCTGGTCGACCTGCTGGAGAACGGCGGCTACGAGGGCCCGCGGCACTTCGACTACAAGCCGCTGCGGACCGAGGACGCTTCGGACGTCTGGGTGTCCGCCGCGGCGAACATGCGGACGTACCTGATCCTCAAGGAGAAGTCGGCGGCGTTCCGCGCCGACCCGGAGGTCGTGGAGGCACTGGCGGCGTCGCGGGTCCCGGACCTTTCGACCCCGACGCTGGCCCCGGGCGAGACGTTCGACGACGTCCTGAACGACGAGTTCGACCTGGAGGCGGCGGCGGCCCGCGGCTACCACTTCACCCGGCTGAACCAGCTCGCCCTGGAGCACCTGCTCGGCGTGCGCTGA
- a CDS encoding ThuA domain-containing protein encodes MKEVGRVRVLVFSKTAGYRHDSIPAGIRAIRELGSGHGFDVTATEDAAELPASCDAVVFLSTSGEVLDAARKAAFESYVEGGGGYVGIHAAADTEHGWPWYGQLVGARFRTHPAIQQARFVTEDGTHPATAHLPPVWTRTDELYDFRANPRGRVRVLQSLDEASYLGGGMGADHPITWCHPQGRGRAFYTGLGHTTESYADPAFQALLLGAIRYAAGVLPTDGG; translated from the coding sequence GTGAAGGAGGTTGGGCGGGTGCGGGTGCTGGTGTTCTCCAAGACGGCCGGGTACCGGCACGACTCGATCCCGGCGGGGATCCGGGCGATCCGGGAACTGGGTTCGGGGCACGGGTTCGACGTCACGGCGACCGAAGACGCGGCGGAGTTGCCGGCTTCCTGCGACGCGGTGGTGTTCCTGTCGACCAGCGGTGAAGTCCTGGACGCGGCGCGGAAGGCGGCGTTCGAGTCCTATGTGGAGGGTGGCGGCGGGTACGTCGGCATCCACGCGGCAGCCGACACGGAGCACGGCTGGCCGTGGTACGGACAGCTGGTGGGTGCCCGGTTCCGGACCCACCCGGCGATCCAGCAGGCCCGCTTCGTGACCGAAGACGGCACGCACCCGGCGACCGCCCACCTGCCGCCGGTGTGGACCCGGACCGACGAGCTGTACGACTTCCGCGCCAACCCGCGTGGCCGCGTGCGCGTGCTGCAGTCGCTGGACGAGGCCAGCTACCTCGGTGGTGGAATGGGGGCGGACCACCCCATCACGTGGTGCCACCCGCAGGGACGCGGCCGGGCGTTCTACACCGGCCTCGGCCACACGACCGAGTCGTACGCGGACCCGGCGTTCCAGGCGCTCCTCCTGGGCGCGATCCGCTACGCCGCGGGAGTGCTCCCCACGGACGGCGGCTGA
- a CDS encoding MarR family transcriptional regulator → MSLDDDAVEARAQGWRTLAALHARIEDGLQRALERDHELSVSEYTVLDVLARQDGFHLRMNQLANAVVLSQSATTRLVARLESRGLLARYLCADDRRGIYTEVTPAGQALLAAARPTHDTALAEALAEAETRPELAPLVAALGALHSLG, encoded by the coding sequence GTGTCACTGGACGACGACGCTGTCGAAGCGCGCGCACAGGGCTGGCGGACGCTGGCCGCGCTCCACGCGCGGATCGAAGACGGGCTGCAGCGCGCCCTCGAGCGCGACCACGAGCTGTCGGTGAGCGAGTACACGGTCTTGGACGTCCTGGCCCGTCAGGACGGCTTCCACCTCCGGATGAACCAGCTGGCGAACGCGGTGGTCCTCAGCCAGTCCGCGACGACGCGGCTGGTGGCGCGGCTGGAGAGCCGGGGGCTGCTGGCCCGCTACCTGTGCGCGGACGACCGCCGGGGGATCTACACGGAGGTGACGCCGGCGGGTCAGGCGTTGCTCGCGGCGGCGCGTCCGACGCACGACACGGCGCTGGCGGAGGCCTTGGCGGAGGCGGAGACCCGGCCGGAGCTCGCTCCGCTGGTCGCGGCACTCGGCGCGCTCCATTCCCTCGGGTGA